CGGCAATCTTTTGGTCCCCTTCTGTTACTAATGCTGGTTTACTGGAGTTAACCTGTTCTCCTAAACCTGCATGATAAAAATATGGCCAACGCTCCAATTAGGACATAGAAATCATTAGATCTTTAATAGAAAACACCATCAAGTAGCCCACTTGGTCATGACTGGAAGTATAAAAGGCAATATAAAGGCAAGTTTTCTACTGAAACAATGAGCaactaaaatttttactttttccgACAATTTCCCTTGTCATCTTCAATTGTTAATCAATATCACCACCATATTCTCTATTTCAATTCTATCACTGTCATCACCAGCCTAATACAAGTATAAAATCTTGCAaccaaagaaaatattttacagTTTGTTTAGCAATGCCACTCAATGACTACATAAGAAAAGAAGCTGCCATACGCACATTACAAATATGTAGTTTCCTATCCCTTTTGAGTTGCTTAACATCCTTCCAAAAGTCTTTTCCTTCAGCTATGGAGCAGAAACAAGGAATAGAAGAAACacattacaatttttttaacttCAAATGTAATTCCAAGAAATGGAAAAAGGGACGGGAACATGCATATTTGTGTAACAATTCCataaaattctttttttctaTTTCCAAATTGCAAACAAGTAGTACCCCAAATTAATGTTTTGAGTACTCATaacaatatatttaaattgCACACTCAGCCACTAAAGCTAACCCCTTTCACTAATCAGTAAATTGTTCAGCATATTGGAAATTTGGAATTAGAAACAAATCTGTCGCAAAGAGTAGTTATTCATTCCATAGAAATTTTTAAATCTTCATTTCCATTTTCATCTTTTGGGGCACAATAAAATCCGAAACCCTAGAGACGAACGCACCTGGATTACACTCTCCACGAGGTACAAAATTCAACCCAGAATCCGTTTCAGGAAGAATAAGTCGCTGGGCTGAAAGCATTGAAGATAAGGTAGCCCTCAGCTGATCTGGAAGAGTGACTCTGTATTCAAGAATCCTCTTCGCCATTTCCGTTGCTTCTGACTCCAGCTTCTCCAACTCTTCCACTTCTACTACTACTACTACTACTTCTTCACCCTCGGACACGTACTCCGGTTTCCCATGGCACCGAGTAGTACCAACAGCTACGGTTCCTTTGGGTTGATTGTTCAACGCCATGTTTGGATCTCAAAATGTAGAAAAGATCGGTGGCGGCGTCGAAGGGCGCTGAATTTGGAGGGTATTTTgggtttttgaattttgaaaaaaaaaaaagcaaaacaaAATTTGAGCACCTGCGGGTCCCAGTAGACCTTTTTGTCCTTGTGTACCGGCAAGGAGTACATTTTCCCCAACTCCTACACCATTGGACCATCTTGAAGATCATCCAACGGTCCACATTTAAGAAAAACTCCGCCCGATAGATTACGGTGCCGTTTTGGGTAACAAACTCCTTAAATTGAGATCCCGCCAAAACGAGCTCCTATAAGGAAAATGCAGAAACAGAAACGTATGGTTGCTgagaaaatttaattagttcCAAAGTTTACAATGTTCTCGTTTTATCAGAGCACCTAAAGGAGGACCGAAGTCCCTAACCCAATCTCTGGGGGCGAAGAAATCTAAGTGGCCAGTATATGTACAGGAAATTTCTGAAAGATTCAGACAAAATGATAAACATTGATGTATCCGAATGGATAAAGACacatttatgtttttattataataatcatCTTGATCTAAATGTGATTAACAGTCACCGCGTCCATTGCGAGCTGGATTGTTCAGACTTCAATGTTTCGTCAActataacaaatttatatatttttcattatttcttttatttttcttcttttgagaTTAATCTTATAAAGGATTTgttatttaattgatttcttCGGTTGGAGATTTCTTTCTCTGGGTCATGGAAGTTTGCAAGAGTTCACCCCCTTGTAAGGTACGTATTTTCTCCTTCTCTGTTCTTTCGGAGGAGGTTCAGTTAATGTTTTTGTTTTATCCGTTTGGATTGGGAGATGCATTGATTTTTGAATTAGAAAGTTGATTTTGTAATGCAACGAGTTTAGAGTCCTGCGGTTTATTTGCTTGGTTGTTTTATTGATTGGCATCAAAGAAAAGTACGGATCAGTGAAAACTGAAGAAGATACtttgaaaacaaaaattattagATTGCATAAAGTAGGTAAATTCATTCTTTCCGTCATAACCAGTTAACCACCCATGAGtggttttttcttttcattaagACTTTCAATGGACTTCTGTGGGGGATGGATATGCAAAGCACATGAAGGCtggatttgaattttaatgtaataattTCAACATCCACCTAAATGATAGGCTCATATCTCTAATTGACTATGCACAAAATTCAAATTTGCATACAAACTTGAAATTAGGTTCTGCAGAAGCATCTTTCCTGTGCTTCGTATATGATTCACATGTTTGTCTTTACATTAGCTAATAACTGAATTTTCATGGCTGCATGTGTGACAGAGGATGAATCCTCAAACGATCGACTTAGAAGGTCCATATAGACTGCTTCATTGTTCATCTAAGGGCGACAAAATTGGGGTGATGCAAGAGTTAGAAAAACATGTTGAGCCCAATTTAGCTGATTATGATAAGAGAACAGCTCTTCATTTAGCCTCTTGTGAAGGCTGCACTGAAATTGTTGTCCTACTGCTTGAGAAAGGTGCTGATGTGAATTCTGTAGATCGTTGGGGTCGCACTGTAAGTCATTCATCCTTTAACTTTATTCATTTAGTTCACATGTACTAAAATATCCCTTTTTTTTTGGGAGCATGCAACTATGTGTATGATTGGCATGATGCGAGGTTTTTGTTAAGTATGTTATAATGGTGAACTTAGGAAAAAATTATAGCATATATATAAGGAAGTTAACATTATAACCTCCTGTATATTTTATGCTGCCTTAGTGTCCAAAGGATGGGAGAAAAAAAGAACCTGAAGCTTAATAAAGTTTTAGTCTCCTATGCATTGCAACAACCTTTTGAAAGTTACTTGATCATATCCATAGCATGATTTCCTTGCTTAGCAGGTtactatttgtttatttatcagCTGCTTCCTACTTTTTTCTGTTTCCCTCATTTTAGATCTCaaacaaaatatattaataaagaaataatTGATATATGTCTCACATTGAGATTATAAATTTTGCAGCCGCTATCAGATGCTCGTAGCTTTGGCCATGAGGATATTTGCAAGTTACTGGAAAGTCGGGGTGGAATAGATCCAGTAATAACCTTCTTAACTTACATATGATCTTGGTTTGAATGCGCACTTAATACTATCTCCTGCGTACATTTTTATTACTAATACTGCTTATTATATATTCAGATTATTTATCTCTAGCCAAAAAAGGTTCACCTAATATTCCCTTAGAGAAACTTTTCAAAAACTTGAAAAGTAATAATGAGAGATGGTTACTCAAACCTGTGTATACACACCTAACTGGAGTGTCCATTTGGAAATTTCAAAGAGTGTGTACTACTTACTGATGAATTTTGCAACAAAAAAATGTGGTATAGCCCTTTGTTGTGGTGCAATTGGTACAGTTACTAACTTCCATTGATATCTTTCTCACTTGGTCATCCTTTGTTACCATATCTGCCGGCAGAATAAAC
The Manihot esculenta cultivar AM560-2 chromosome 1, M.esculenta_v8, whole genome shotgun sequence genome window above contains:
- the LOC110615584 gene encoding uncharacterized protein LOC110615584 isoform X1, giving the protein MALNNQPKGTVAVGTTRCHGKPEYVSEGEEVVVVVVEVEELEKLESEATEMAKRILEYRVTLPDQLRATLSSMLSAQRLILPETDSGLNFVPRGECNPGLGEQVNSSKPALVTEGDQKIAEKVRFLKDKISSNISAMPIVLKRMKECTSKIENLDSYDGIIPSAFKKKKTS
- the LOC110615584 gene encoding uncharacterized protein LOC110615584 isoform X2: MALNNQPKGTVAVGTTRCHGKPEYVSEGEEVVVVVVEVEELEKLESEATEMAKRILEYRVTLPDQLRATLSSMLSAQRLILPETDSGLNFVPRGECNPAEGKDFWKDVKQLKRDRKLHICNV